The DNA region GAGGGCACCCGTGCGCGGATAATGGAGGCCTGTTGCTTTCAGCGAGTACTTCATGCGCTATGACTTcactgcggcggcaggaGACTGTTTCTGATCCCTGTGACGCTACACTGGGGTCGCTCCTCGCTGAGGAAGGCGCTGCGCAACGAGCGCTCCGTGCTTCGGGAATggggctgtgtgtgtgcgcgcgtcaCTAAGCAGCACTAGGTGCTGCGTGTTGCTCCgcttgcttgtgtgtgctgctcaTCTATGGCTGATCGTGGCTCTCTCCGCGTTTCTGCTGGGGTTCGATATGTGGAATGGAGAGGCGAGGCGGCGTCAACCCAGTAATTAGCGTGCCGATCTCCTCCTTGCTCCTCTTTTCGTTAGTCCTCCGTACTTCTGCAGACGTGTTCACTGTCGCAGGTGCCTGCGACTCAACGCCACGGAACTCTTCTCCTTGGGTGCGGTGCGGCTCTTTTACTCGTGCGCACCAACGCAAGTagagatgcacacacgcacacacacacacacacacagccaaGGGACTGGTCCTTACGCAGAGAAACAACGACACCCGGAATGCGGTAGACGGATGCACACGACAAGAAAGGGGCGTGCTCCGCACAGCAGTAGCTGCATCTCTCCATGTGGTGTGTGCACTCTTGCGGCACTTTTTGTTCTCGCGCTTTCATATTGCGCATTGCACCGCAAACCGCTGGCCGTGTCTGTGCCTCTTCCCCATCCCCATTTTGAGGGACGCCACCCTTTAGACCCCTGTGCCTCCGCGAGCAGTGGCCACCTGTGTCACACCCCATCTCCCCCGCTTTTTCGCCCCGTCTCTCCTGGTCGCAAAACAACCCGGCATCCGGAAATATGTTTGCACAtcgttgcgcgcgtgtcacacacgcacacacaccgaccaGTAACCGTTCCCcaacaccccctcctccacacaaAACATACCCTTTTGTTTCGCCTTTCGCCACTCTGCCATCATGCGTGAGATCGTTTCCTGCCAGGCCGGCCAGTGCGGCAACCAGATCGGCTCCAAGTTTTGGGAGGTGATTTCGGACGAACATGGTGTCGACCCGACTGGCACCTACCAGGGCGACTCGGatctgcagctggagcgcatcaACGTCTACTTCGATGAGTCGACGGGAGGCCGctacgtgccgcgcgccgtgctgatgGACCTCGAGCCCGGCACTATGGACTCCGTTCGCGCCGGCCCGTACGGCCAGCTGTTCCGCCCGGACAACTTCATCTTTGGTCAGTCCGGCGCTGGCAACAACTGGGCCAAGGGCCACTACACTGAGGGCGCGGAGCTGATCGACTCCGTGCTTGATGTGTGccgcaaggaggcggagagctgcgACTGCCTGCAGGGCTTCCAGCTGTCTCActccctcggcggcggcacgggctcCGGCATGGGCACGCTGCTCATTtccaagctgcgcgaggagtacCCGGACCGGATCATGATGACCTTCTCCGTCATCCCGTCCCCCCGCGTGTCGGATACCGTTGTGGAGCCGTACAACACGACCCTCTCTGTGCACCAGCTCGTGGAGAACTCCGACGAGTCCATGTGCAtcgacaacgaggcgctgtaCGATATTTGCTTCCGCACGCTGAagctgacgacgccgacgttcGGTGACCTGaaccacctcgtcgccgctgtgatGTCTGGCGTGacctgctgcctgcgcttccCTGGCCAGCTGAACTCTGACCTGCGCAAGCTTGCCGTGAACCTCGTGCCGTTCCCGCGCCTGCACTTCTTCATGATgggcttcgcgccgctgacgagccgcggctcgcagcagtaccgcggcctgtccgtcgcggagctgacgcagcagaTGTTCGACGCCAAGAACATGATGCAGGCCGCCGAcccgcgccacggccgctaCCTCACCGCGTCCGCGCTGTTCCGCGGCCGCATGTCGACcaaggaggtggacgagcagATGCTGAACGTGCAGAACAAGAACTCCAGCTACTTCATCGAGTGGATCCCGAACAACATCAAGTCGTCCATCTGCGATATCCCGCCCAAGGGTCTCAAGATGTCTGTCACCTTCATCGGCAACAACACCTGCATCCAGGAGATgttccgccgcgtcggtgagcagTTCACGGGCATGTTCCGCCGCAAGGCCTTCCTGCACTGGTACACCGGTGAGGGCATGGACGAGATGGAGTTCACGGAGGCCGAGTCCAACATGAACGACCTCGTCTCTGAGTACCAGCAGTACCaggacgccaccgtcgaggaggagggcgagtacgacgaggaggaggaggcctaCTAGACAGTGTGTGGGTGAAGTGCGTGAaggcgtgtctgcgtgcgcgcgaggGTCGCAATATGTGACCGTTTCTTGTTTTCAGTGATCTATGTCTCTTTTGGATGTTGAccttttttcctttgtcGTTGATATCTGTTTTTCTGCTCGGTGCGAACATCGTGGACATATCCCTGGTCGGTACCGCTTTCCGTGACGGAGCCTCTGACACAGAAGGCGGATTGATGGAGGGCCGGTGCGCAAAGTTGGTGCGAGAGTAGTACAGTGAGCGAACGTGACGTCAACCGCATACACCGGACCAGAAGCATATAGAACACCAAGGAGAAAAGGGTGACCCCTAGAAACGCGCAAATTGATCTCTGTCAtctttcccctccctccttcacccTGTCTGGGCCTTTGACGCGCATTGGTCTGGGCTGGTGGGATGGGGAAATCGATGGTGGGAGTAACAACGAAGAGAAACGCAACGCTTCCTTCAGCCTAGATCAAAACAAAGAGTggagaaaggaaaaaagcGCAGCCGACAGATGCGGGTGTAAAGTGATCCGATTCATGCGGTTCTTGTCGCCGatttcttctctcttccttctttttctcgcACTGATTTTTGTCATTTCCATGTCTTCGAAAAAACGCTGTACTCCTTGAatggagagacggagagagtgTGTCTCTGTGCTTGGGTGGACACGCCCGCCACACATCCTCtcgcccctcttctcctcttcaagactcctctttttttcgtttggcCAAATTTCCCTTTTTCGTcgtcctccttccccctttttttctcttttgATACCCCAGGATCGCGTCATGCGAGCTCTACCGCAGTCACAGTTCACATTTCTCTGTGAGCCTTCATGTCTGCCTCTGTAGGTGCTTGTGCGTTGGTGTTCCTGTCTGCACGCCCGTGGGTGTGCCAGTGTCCCCTCGTTTCCCTGGACGTAATGCATCCCTCAAAGGCCAAAGAAAACGGGAACTCCTTCACTTCCACGTTTGGCGTCACAGCAAATCGAAACAGACCAATCCAGTCGTatctctttcttctcttcacttcagctccctccccctctcgctgGCGCACGTTTGTGGGTTCAGCGCTGCACAGGCGAGGCAATATAGCGATGATTCCATGGATGGAGTTAGCGAGAGGAAAGGTAACTTGGAGAGTGGCGGAAAGCATCCAGAACAACAAGAAGACCGAGTAGCAGGAACCCGCATTACGCTGTGCAGCGCTCGCTCAGCTGCCAGATGTCGCACACAGCGGGGATgcagcgtgccggtgcgAGCGCGCACGCGAACGCGTGTTAGCGtaaccctccccctctttaCTATTTCCTTCAAGCAAGCAAGCGAGGCCTTACATGGGTACCTTGCCGCGCTGGGGATGATTGCGCATGAGCAGCAACTGCAGTTCAGTTGGCCCCGGCACATCTCAACcagccctctctctctctctccgtctaTCATCGACTTTGCCACGactcttctctctgtctgtttCCTTTGCTGTCCTTACATGTGCGGGGGTACTCTTGCATGCGGTGATCTGGGACGCTTCCCGCTTGTTCCCACATTTCACTCGGCGGTACCCAAACGCACACATACCCATCCACATaggcatacacacacacacgcgcacaaacagCCGCTTTTGATGTTGTCGCGTCGGCTCTGGGTCTGCCTCCTCGCATCTCCCCCCGGTACGTCCCCCTCTCGCCCGCCATTTGCCGTGTTTCTTACATTTTATTCATTTTCTCGGCACCTTCACTTCTTGCGCGGCCTTACCTCTCTGTTTTCTTTCCCCTGACGGAGTTCGCGTAGAGGCAGGTTGATAAGGCGCAAGCGCTGCTGTCAAGGAAAGAACGAGTAGATCTGCCCGGCTGTCGCTGAACTAGgcaacgccgacgacgccaaTGCCGAaacggcagcgcagcgatgagaaggcggcgcaccaTGTCGAACTTTCTGTGGAGTCAGGGAGGCGGTTCGACGCGTACATACGCGGTTGGATGCAGGGTACTGTTGAGCAGCCGCTTCTTCGTCCGTCTTTGCTACCCCCACTAACTCCATTGCCGACTCTTGCAGGACCTAGTAAGTCATGTGCCGCGCAAGCTCCAGCAACatcagctgctgccaccactgTCGGCGACTTATCGCGCCTCTGCGAGTGGACGCCACCGTCCCCGATTATGCCGGCGTCGCGTACTGCTGTTGTGTACGACACGTCTATGCTAGATCACGTTTCTCCGGATGCTGGAGACTTCGAGCGTCCCGCGCGGCTGCAAAGCACCCTTGACCACCTCACCGCCATCGGCCTCCTGCCATGCTGCCGGCGCATCCCCGCGCGTACTGCGAAGAAACACGAGCTGCGTCGCGTGCACTCTAGGGAATTGATCGACACCATTGATCAGCTTGACTTCTTCATGGGCATACAGGAAGGTCGAGGAGGTGTCATTGGGCAAGATCTTTTCGCCAGCGAGCACACCTCCCGCGCAGCGCGGATGGCTGCCGGGTGCGTCATCGAGGCCGTCAAAGCTGTGCTCAGCGGTGCAGCTACCAATGCCTTTGCCATAGTTCGCCCGCCTGGCCACCACGCTGGTCCTGTTAACGCCGCTGGCTTCTGTCTTTATAACAACGTCGCGGTagctgcgcgcgcggctCAGGCGGAGCTGGTTGCCGCACAGGGGGAGCACAACCCCGCTGGTgacacgcagcagccgcacatcCTTATCCTGGACTGGGATGTCCATCACTGCGACGGCACAGAGAGCATTTTCTACGACGATCCATCTGTGCTGGTCATCTCGCTTCATCAGTATGGCAACGGCCACGGTCACGTGCTACGGAAGGTTTCctcggctgcggcgaagCACCCGGCGGAAATCTCAACCCCCAGCAAGGAGGACATCACCGCTGATGAcctggcagcgctgctttcGGCCGGCACCATCGAACCACCGCCGGTCTCTGCGCCAGAAGCGTCCCGCCCCGAGGCAGCTTCAGACCCACCACAAGACTCAACAGAGggccgccgcgtgcgcgccgcggtCGACTACAACAGCCTCGCGGCCCAGATAGAGaaggaggacgacgccgaAATCGCTGCCCTCTTCGGAGTTGATCTGAACACGGcgtcctccagcagcagtaactcctcctcggcctcaAACTCGTCATCCGTCAGCGCCGACAGTACAAGCGTTGCAAGGAACGACACACGCCCCGTCCACTACGCAGGCGATACCGTCGGCCTCTCCTTCGACGAAACACCTCTTCaacgcgccaccggcaccgaggaggaggagctttTTTACCCTGGTACGGGGCACCTCAACCgcgtcggcggtgacgcTACGCCCGCGGCGCAGGGGCGTAACATCAACATCCCGTGGCCCACGCACGGCATGGGCGATCTCGAGTACTTGCAGCTTCTCCATGAGGTTGTCCTTCCTGCAGCGCGCGAGTTTCGACCGGAGCTGGTGCTGATCAGCTGCGGCTTTGACAGCGCCAGCGGAGATCTGCTCGGTTCCATGCGCCTTACCCCGTCCGGGTACTACATTATGACACGACTGATGGCACAGAATTTTCCTAGGCTCGTGGTTGCCCTGGAGGGCGGCTACAACGTCCGGAATGTGGCGCTGTGCTCGGAGGCGGTGATGCGTGCGTTGCtggagagcagcggctgccaaTGTGATCGACTGCCAAAAAGCCGCATGCTCTGGTGTCAAGCATCGAGTCTCGTTGCGCATATTAAGAGGATGCATGCACCGTATTGGAGCTGCTTTTCCCAGAACGTttgagggtggtggtggtggtggggggggggtaggaAGCGACAGACACTGAACCAACCGTGTTTATATCCCATTTTGTGCCATGCGAATGAGGTCAGCGGAACCGCGGCCCCACCGCCACGAAATAAATTATACAAGGGGGAGAAAAGAGCGACATGAGCCGGGTGTCCACAACGCCATGCGTTACTTTCTTCCTCTCGAGGTGATACCATCCTTCACGAGTGCGAATCCACCTTCACGCTGAGCAGGATGTGTAGTGACGCTTCTTTCACCCAGCATGCATGATGGTACATggctccaccgcctccccttcttcccccaggcacacaagcacacgtcTCCTGTATGACTACTGAGGGTCTCCGGGGTTGTCTATTGTGGAAGAGGTGCACATTTGCCAGTTCTTCCTCGCACGTCAACGCGTCACAAGCGTCACCAATCACAGGCACCAATGACTTATTTGATTTCTGTCAACAACGCCATGGAGCAATCCTTCAGTGTGATGCCCACCGCAATAAAGCCTTCTTGACAAAGCAGGCGACCATCTGCTTTGCCACGGCGCCAGGCGTTGCTGTGGACTGTGCGTAGACCTTGAGCGAGATCGAGCGGGAGGCTGGTGAAGTCTTCAAGCAGAGCGGCGGCCACGAGCTCATTAACGTACTGTGCCTCaacgacagcgacacccATGTCAAGGTGCTCACCTCCGTTGTTGGCGCGTGAGTTGGTGCTgcaacgccgccgttgtGGGACTCCTTCTTTGTTTGCGTCCTctctcctgccgctgctcgactGCACGGTTTTCATCCATCATCCCACGCGCGCTGACCTCTACACGCGCTGAATTGTTACATCGAGGCACGCAACGGTTAACGCAcatcaccacacacacaccatgaCCACTTTCTGTGTTCTCTCTTCGCCTTTCTTCTagtgtgtttgcgtgcatGGCTAACCGTCTCGCTGCGCGGTGACGCACCAGCGACAGTGactgctggtgcggcgccggTCGCGTAGTGCACCACCTCCCACGCAGAAAGCCCAACAGGGCGCAAGGCAGAGCGGATTCCTGGCAGCCCGCAAGACCGAGGGTCGAAACAGAAACCCGCTGCCTTCgcactcctctctcttgttcgGTTCcgtcgtgtgcgcctctgcttCGGGTTTaccactctctctctctctatctccgCTGCTCGTTGGCCACAAGGTTTGCTCTCGACGTGACAGCTGTTggcccccgctgctgctgcctctcgctATTCTGGTGTCTGTGCTGCTCTCCTTCCGTCCATATGCACAGATTTCCGCGTTCTCGCTTCCGTCTccctttctcgctctcttcctcgtgCCTTTCCCACCGTGCCGGCGGGCCCAGCACGTATCCGTCGaaagagcacacacgcggccgCTATTGCTGCCCGCGCCTCTTCTCCACCTGTTTTTGCCCTTGTTATAATGGAGTTTTTTCAAGTTGTCGACCCGGTGAcgctggcgccggcgtcTTACGCGcacgtggcgctgcagctggcatTGGCCGTCGCCTGCGCCGTGCTGCTTGGTGTGTGCTTGCACGTTTTGCCGGAAAGGCTGGTGTGCGTCTCCAAGACCGCCCGTGCTAAGGTGCCTCGCGAGGCCCTGGCAAACGCGGCCACACCTGCCTCCAAGCTTTCCGTCGCCAATACGCCTTCATCCctggccgctgcctcggccactccctccttctctgccgcggcgccggtgggCACAGCACCGAAGCcgcaggcgaaggcggccGCTCCAGCGGCTTCGGCTGCTGTAGCAGAGAGCACGCTGCACGACGTCCTAGAAGCGTTTTTCGAAGAGGAGACTCTTCTCGACGAGGCCTTACTCGACGCCACAGCGCCATCTGCCCTACCAGAGAAGGAGACGGCCCCAGCGAATCGGACGCCTGGGAAGCCGACCCAACCGCCCCTCAAGAAGACTGGAGACTTCTCCCCAGGTCTGGCGGCCAAGATGACCCAGAGACTGCAGGTCGAGGCGTGCCCTGCCAGCACTGCTTCTTCGCCCCAAGTGGCATCAAAGCCGCCCGAGAGAAACAACACGGCCGAGAGGGAGCTGGAGGACGCTCTGGACGCATatatggaggaggagcagctgctaGATGAGGCAATCCTGGACAGCGCGGTAGCGGCCGCGCACAGAACATAAtcctgcagcgcatgcacGAGCGAGGGCAGAGCAAGCAAAGCACACAGGGCAACAAGCCGTGACGCCCGCCGGGCATCCGTCACCGCACCTAAGGTGCAGCGACGAAGTGTGCTGTTGTGTGGCATACGTGTAGGACGCAGTCGTGCGTGAACGCacgagtgcgtgcgcctacgcacacatatacctacacccccccccccacacacacacacggttcgccgcgccgctctgcagcgcgtcTGCGGAGTGCGTCTCGTGACCCGAACGCATGTTCTTGTACGTACCGCAATCGGGGGCACCCCGCACGCgtgcttccttttctctctgcttctGCTCAGACGCACCAAAAGTGAAGCTAAAGCGGTATTGGACAGGATGCGTGCCGTGATCAAGGGTGCCGGGTATACATGCACGCATGAGTTTGCTGCTGGGCAGATCCGAATAGGCCACGCAGGGTATGCCCTTATCAGTGAGTGCCGGCTTACAGCGGTGGGCCTGTCTGCTCAGCGGCGAGGGGGTCAATGTGGACTCGCTTTGATGACTCCAGTGGACAACCTTCACTGCCCCTTCGTTGGCGGACTGGgctgtgtcggtgtgtgaGCTCAGTTGTAGAGCGTGATATCATGACTGACTGCAGTTACCATACGTCTTGTGCGGCATTTTAGGCTTGAACACCTGCTCGCTCTCCTTTGCCGGGAGCagagcgtgcgtgcgtgctgtcCTCTCACTAGCGGACAAGCGCGACAGGCCTTGCACGAGCAGGGAAGTTGATGGCTGACTTCTTCTGCGTCTTTCATGTCCTCTGGCCTTGTGTGTTGCCTCCGAAAGCCGGTGGTGTATGCAAGCTGTACTGGGCAAGTTGATATTCACCTTCTGGTTCCTTGTTTGCAAAACGTAAACGGGAgcgcctctctgcctgtgtgcagggtgcgtgcgcgagaTCTCGTCCCGTTTGCCATATCACCGTCTCGGCACGCCGCGAAACTGAGCTCTCTACGCGCCTGTGTGCTCCTCTGCACAGGCCTACCCGCCGCTTAATGCCCCCACTCACCTCCAGTAGACACTGGgatgcgctctctctctctgctgctgctgctgatagCTCTCCACTACAGCGTACAGACACAGACAAAGGGGGAATGTCAGATAAAGACCTGTCCACGATGCCGTCTCAGGTTGCTCATTTGCGCCACTTAGCACCCACGTGCGCTTGCGATATACCGTCACACGCCACGTGTATTTCGTGGGCTTGGCCTTCTATGCGCGCACATACACTGGCGCCCGTGCCCGTGTTCTGATGCATTTTCGTTTTGTCCTGCAAACAAACGCCAGACAACGACAGAGGGAAACGTGGCACTCACGTGTCATACGGCTGCTTGACCGCATCTCTTCAACGCATATCGGAGCCCTGCGACTTCTCCTCTGCTCTGCTCGCACTCTGCCGCATTCCCTTTGTTTCCTCGCACacctttttttcctttggtTTTGGCGGGTGGCACGTGGGCTGCCACCGTCGACCCCACAGCCCGCAACTGACGCAGCTGGGGAGCGCCTCAGCGGCGTGTTGCGTATTCTCATGCAAGCATCGACCTGccatgccgccaccgcagttcgtgtgctgcagaagcgagtggcgccaccgcagaAGCCGTTTCCATTTCAGGTGCACCACAAGCCAACTATGGACTCAACCGCAGCACATGTagacgcgcacgctgcactTCACATGCCGCtcgtcctctctctttctggcTGCCTGTGGTTCACCGGGCAATTACTCACGGCCACGGCAGAGCAGGTTGCAAGGGggcgcctgcgctgctcgccacATCGGTCTTACCCGCAGCGTTACAGTGGCCTTGGCCCTCCCGCGTACTCGGTGAGACTGGAGTGATGTTAGCGGAGGCCTGCCTCCGTCTTGACTTGAACGGGTGGCGTGACTAGGGTGTTGCAAgcaccagctgcacctcTCTTTCACTGCTGAGGTCCCCATTGACTCTTTGAACTGTAGCGTGTCCCCTGAAGAAGAGCACTCTGTGCACACCAGACTGCGATAGATTGCTGAGACCGGTACTTCGAGCACACACGGCTGCACTGGTGCTGCAGAACTCAGCGCCCTTTTTGGAGGCACGCTACCCTCGGCCGACAGTGAACAGCGGCGAGCGTTGCGTGTGTAAGCACCACGGCTGCGAAGCAGAGGATGTGGAGCTTGGCGTGCAGCTGGACTCGGGCCGGCGATTTGAAACTTGCGCGCGTGGTATGCAGCGTTACGGTGGTGAAGACTCCCACATGCAAAGACACAAGTGAGGAAACATAGATTCCCTGGGGTGCTGTTCTCTCCCCGCCGCGCTGTGGTCAGGGTGTGCTCGTACgggtgtaggtgtgtgtgtacgggTTAGGGCTTTTCTCTCCACTGATTCGtcgcacagcgacaccctctccacctggacgggtgcgtgacggtgtactactgtactggtgtacgggtgtgctactgtactggttagggttagggttagggttagggttagggttagggttagggttagggtttatatctccactgattccttgcacagcgacaccctctccacctggacgggtgcgtgacggtgtactactgtactggtgtacgggtgtgctactgtactggttagggttagggttagggttagggttagggttagggttagggtttatatctccactgattccttgcacagcgacaccctctccacctggacgggtgcgtgacggtgtactactgtactggtgtacgggtgtgctactgtactggtgtacgggt from Leishmania major strain Friedlin complete genome, chromosome 21 includes:
- a CDS encoding putative histone deacetylase codes for the protein MPKRQRSDEKAAHHVELSVESGRRFDAYIRGWMQGTVEQPLLRPSLLPPLTPLPTLAGPSKSCAAQAPATSAAATTVGDLSRLCEWTPPSPIMPASRTAVVYDTSMLDHVSPDAGDFERPARLQSTLDHLTAIGLLPCCRRIPARTAKKHELRRVHSRELIDTIDQLDFFMGIQEGRGGVIGQDLFASEHTSRAARMAAGCVIEAVKAVLSGAATNAFAIVRPPGHHAGPVNAAGFCLYNNVAVAARAAQAELVAAQGEHNPAGDTQQPHILILDWDVHHCDGTESIFYDDPSVLVISLHQYGNGHGHVLRKVSSAAAKHPAEISTPSKEDITADDLAALLSAGTIEPPPVSAPEASRPEAASDPPQDSTEGRRVRAAVDYNSLAAQIEKEDDAEIAALFGVDLNTASSSSSNSSSASNSSSVSADSTSVARNDTRPVHYAGDTVGLSFDETPLQRATGTEEEELFYPGTGHLNRVGGDATPAAQGRNINIPWPTHGMGDLEYLQLLHEVVLPAAREFRPELVLISCGFDSASGDLLGSMRLTPSGYYIMTRLMAQNFPRLVVALEGGYNVRNVALCSEAVMRALLESSGCQCDRLPKSRMLWCQASSLVAHIKRMHAPYWSCFSQNV
- a CDS encoding beta tubulin, which codes for MREIVSCQAGQCGNQIGSKFWEVISDEHGVDPTGTYQGDSDLQLERINVYFDESTGGRYVPRAVLMDLEPGTMDSVRAGPYGQLFRPDNFIFGQSGAGNNWAKGHYTEGAELIDSVLDVCRKEAESCDCLQGFQLSHSLGGGTGSGMGTLLISKLREEYPDRIMMTFSVIPSPRVSDTVVEPYNTTLSVHQLVENSDESMCIDNEALYDICFRTLKLTTPTFGDLNHLVAAVMSGVTCCLRFPGQLNSDLRKLAVNLVPFPRLHFFMMGFAPLTSRGSQQYRGLSVAELTQQMFDAKNMMQAADPRHGRYLTASALFRGRMSTKEVDEQMLNVQNKNSSYFIEWIPNNIKSSICDIPPKGLKMSVTFIGNNTCIQEMFRRVGEQFTGMFRRKAFLHWYTGEGMDEMEFTEAESNMNDLVSEYQQYQDATVEEEGEYDEEEEAY